A single window of Anomaloglossus baeobatrachus isolate aAnoBae1 chromosome 5, aAnoBae1.hap1, whole genome shotgun sequence DNA harbors:
- the RHBDF2 gene encoding inactive rhomboid protein 2 isoform X3, producing the protein MASVNKNGSNSRLQSRKPPHLSITIPPTEAEREAKQLRPLTKPLYQKSVSMQEPRRAEDSATGDRPGFRRQTSLSQSIRKGTAQWFGVSNDWEGKRQQWQRKSLRHCSLRYGKLKPQYQRDMELPSQETPSFQATESPATSRLPKIVDPLARGRAFRHPDEVDRPRTPHAGVAPVTPGVMSLTSFTSVRSGYTRLPRRKRESVAHMSFRAAAAIIKGRPILDTPHSRKAGQKCSFAYPSFLDEDTVDAPDTLDSSFFSKVDMHDEAFSMPDDVFESPPLSAAYRAHMPTPEDKSEGPISFAKESIRPSPTMMGHPCRGKRIASQVKHFAFDRKKRRYGLGVVGNWLNRTYRRSISSTVQTQLEHIDSHRPYFTYWITVVHVLITLLAIGTYGIAPIGFAQHTATELVLRNKGVYESVKYIQQENFWIGPSSLSFQIALIHLGAKFSPCIRRDAQIDSLIKREHDLERESGCCVQNDNSGCVQTLRRDCSETLASFIKWPDHFTAPIFYENGDRRVSGAVCQQDPRTCEEPASITPHVWADDITQWPICTYQPKNNHTGFKHMDCEIKGRPCCIGTKGSCEITTREYCNFMHGYFHEEATLCSQVHCLDEVCGLLPFLNPEIPDQFYRLWLSLFLHAGIIHCLVSVIFQMTVLRDLEKLAGWLRISIIYLLSGITGNLASALFLPYRAEIISELFCGAHDVTLHRRFK; encoded by the exons aTGGCATCTGTAAATAAGAATGGGAGCAACTCGCGCCTGCAAAGCCGGAAACCGCCACATCTCTCCATTACTATTCCTCCAACTGAAGCCGAGCGGGAAGCCAAGCAGTTACGG CCCCTTACCAAACCACTGTACCAAAAGAGTGTCAGCATGCAGGAACCAAGGAGGGCCGAAGATAGCGCCACAGGCGACCGGCCTGGTTTTAGAAGACAAACATCACTTTCACAGAGCATAAGAAA GGGTACAGCGCAATGGTTCGGTGTGAGCAATGACTGGGAAGGGAAGAGACAGCAGTGGCAGCGCAAAAGTCTTCGTCACTGCAGCCTCCGTTATGGCAAACTTAAGCCCCAATACCAAAGGGATATGGAGCTGCCCAGCCAGGAAACACCCTCCTTCCAGGCAACTGAGTCTCCTGCCACCTCTCGGCTACCCAAG ATTGTGGATCCCCTGGCACGAGGACGTGCATTTCGACATCCAGATGAGGTGGACCGGCCAAGAACCCCTCACGCAGGAGTAGCCCCAGTGACTCCTGGAGTGATGTCCCTGACATCCTTCACTAGTGTTCGTTCCGGGTACACCCGTTTACCGCGACGTAAGAGGGAGAGTGTTGCACACATGAGCTTTCGTGCTGCAGCTGCTATTATTAAG GGTCGACCCATACTAGACACCCCCCACAGCCGTAAAGCCGGGCAGAAATGCAGCTTTGCTTATCCAAGTTTTCTGGATGAAGATACAGTCGATGCCCCAGACACTCTGGATTCCTCCTTCTTCAGTAAG gttgacatgcatGATGAGGCGTTCTCTATGCCCGATGATGTCTTTGAATCTCCTCCCCTATCTGCAGCTTATAGAGCACATATGCCAACTCCGGAAGATAAATCGGAGGGACCCATTTCATTTGC GAAAGAATCCATAAGACCCTCTCCAACCATGATGGGCCACCCATGTAGAGGGAAGCGTATTGCATCTCAGGTCAAGCATTTTGCATTTGATCGGAAGAAACGCCGTTATGGCTTGGGAGTGGTGGGGAACTGGTTGAACAGGACTTACAGAAGAAGCATCAGCAGCACAGTACAGACTCAGCTGGAACATATAGACAGCCACAG GCCTTATTTCACTTATTGGATCACAGTTGTCCACGTCCTTATCACTCTTCTAGCTATTGGTACATATGGAATTGCACCCATTGGATTTGCACAACATACCGCCACTGAACTG GTGTTACGGAACAAAGGCGTATATGAAAGCGTGAAATACATACAGCAAGAAAACTTCTGGATAGGCCCGAGTTCT CTGTCATTTCAGATAGCTCTCATCCACTTGGGAGCAAAATTTTCCCCTTGTATACGGAGAGATGCCCAAATAGACAGCCTGATAAAAAGAGAACACGACCTCGAACGGGAGTCTGGCTGCTGCGTTCAGAATGATAATTCGGGATGTGTCCAGACACTACGTCGAGACTGCTCG GAAACACTGGCTAGTTTCATAAAGTGGCCCGACCATTTTACTGCTCCTATTTTTTATGAAAATGGTGATAGAAGAGTTTCAGGGGCCGTGTGTCAGCAAGACCCTCG GACTTGTGAGGAACCTGCCTCCATTACCCCTCATGTCTGGGCTGATGACATCACTCAGTGGCCA ATTTGCACATATCAACCCAAAAATAACCACACCGGGTTTAAACACATGGACTGTGAAATCAAAGGAAGACCATGCTGTATTGGTACTAAGGGAAG ttgtgaAATTACAACAAGGGAATACTGTAACTTCATGCATGGTTATTTCCACGAAGAGGCTACACTTTGCTCACAG gtCCACTGTCTGGATGAGGTGTGTGGGTTACTGCCATTTCTAAATCCTGAGATCCCTGATCAATTTTACAGACTGTGGTTATCACTTTTCCTTCATGCTGG GATTATCCATTGTTTGGTGTCAGTAATTTTCCAGATGACGGTCCTGCGTGATCTAGAGAAGCTGGCAGGCTGGCTTCGGATCTCCATCATCTACTTATTGAGTGGTATTACTGGGAACCTTGCCAGTGCCTTATTCCTGCCGTACAGGGCTGAG atcatttcagagttgttttgtggagcccatgatgtcactcttcataggagattcaaatag
- the RHBDF2 gene encoding inactive rhomboid protein 2 isoform X1, with protein sequence MASVNKNGSNSRLQSRKPPHLSITIPPTEAEREAKQLRPLTKPLYQKSVSMQEPRRAEDSATGDRPGFRRQTSLSQSIRKGTAQWFGVSNDWEGKRQQWQRKSLRHCSLRYGKLKPQYQRDMELPSQETPSFQATESPATSRLPKIVDPLARGRAFRHPDEVDRPRTPHAGVAPVTPGVMSLTSFTSVRSGYTRLPRRKRESVAHMSFRAAAAIIKGRPILDTPHSRKAGQKCSFAYPSFLDEDTVDAPDTLDSSFFSKVDMHDEAFSMPDDVFESPPLSAAYRAHMPTPEDKSEGPISFAKESIRPSPTMMGHPCRGKRIASQVKHFAFDRKKRRYGLGVVGNWLNRTYRRSISSTVQTQLEHIDSHRPYFTYWITVVHVLITLLAIGTYGIAPIGFAQHTATELVLRNKGVYESVKYIQQENFWIGPSSLSFQIALIHLGAKFSPCIRRDAQIDSLIKREHDLERESGCCVQNDNSGCVQTLRRDCSETLASFIKWPDHFTAPIFYENGDRRVSGAVCQQDPRTCEEPASITPHVWADDITQWPICTYQPKNNHTGFKHMDCEIKGRPCCIGTKGSCEITTREYCNFMHGYFHEEATLCSQVHCLDEVCGLLPFLNPEIPDQFYRLWLSLFLHAGIIHCLVSVIFQMTVLRDLEKLAGWLRISIIYLLSGITGNLASALFLPYRAEVGPAGSQFGLLACLFVELFQSWQILAKPWKALFKLCGIVLFLFLFGLLPWIDNIAHIFGFISGLLLSFSFLPYITFGTADKYRKRAMIMVSLMVFIGLFASLVIWLYVYPINWAWIEYLTCIPFTNKFCEKYDIDQVLH encoded by the exons aTGGCATCTGTAAATAAGAATGGGAGCAACTCGCGCCTGCAAAGCCGGAAACCGCCACATCTCTCCATTACTATTCCTCCAACTGAAGCCGAGCGGGAAGCCAAGCAGTTACGG CCCCTTACCAAACCACTGTACCAAAAGAGTGTCAGCATGCAGGAACCAAGGAGGGCCGAAGATAGCGCCACAGGCGACCGGCCTGGTTTTAGAAGACAAACATCACTTTCACAGAGCATAAGAAA GGGTACAGCGCAATGGTTCGGTGTGAGCAATGACTGGGAAGGGAAGAGACAGCAGTGGCAGCGCAAAAGTCTTCGTCACTGCAGCCTCCGTTATGGCAAACTTAAGCCCCAATACCAAAGGGATATGGAGCTGCCCAGCCAGGAAACACCCTCCTTCCAGGCAACTGAGTCTCCTGCCACCTCTCGGCTACCCAAG ATTGTGGATCCCCTGGCACGAGGACGTGCATTTCGACATCCAGATGAGGTGGACCGGCCAAGAACCCCTCACGCAGGAGTAGCCCCAGTGACTCCTGGAGTGATGTCCCTGACATCCTTCACTAGTGTTCGTTCCGGGTACACCCGTTTACCGCGACGTAAGAGGGAGAGTGTTGCACACATGAGCTTTCGTGCTGCAGCTGCTATTATTAAG GGTCGACCCATACTAGACACCCCCCACAGCCGTAAAGCCGGGCAGAAATGCAGCTTTGCTTATCCAAGTTTTCTGGATGAAGATACAGTCGATGCCCCAGACACTCTGGATTCCTCCTTCTTCAGTAAG gttgacatgcatGATGAGGCGTTCTCTATGCCCGATGATGTCTTTGAATCTCCTCCCCTATCTGCAGCTTATAGAGCACATATGCCAACTCCGGAAGATAAATCGGAGGGACCCATTTCATTTGC GAAAGAATCCATAAGACCCTCTCCAACCATGATGGGCCACCCATGTAGAGGGAAGCGTATTGCATCTCAGGTCAAGCATTTTGCATTTGATCGGAAGAAACGCCGTTATGGCTTGGGAGTGGTGGGGAACTGGTTGAACAGGACTTACAGAAGAAGCATCAGCAGCACAGTACAGACTCAGCTGGAACATATAGACAGCCACAG GCCTTATTTCACTTATTGGATCACAGTTGTCCACGTCCTTATCACTCTTCTAGCTATTGGTACATATGGAATTGCACCCATTGGATTTGCACAACATACCGCCACTGAACTG GTGTTACGGAACAAAGGCGTATATGAAAGCGTGAAATACATACAGCAAGAAAACTTCTGGATAGGCCCGAGTTCT CTGTCATTTCAGATAGCTCTCATCCACTTGGGAGCAAAATTTTCCCCTTGTATACGGAGAGATGCCCAAATAGACAGCCTGATAAAAAGAGAACACGACCTCGAACGGGAGTCTGGCTGCTGCGTTCAGAATGATAATTCGGGATGTGTCCAGACACTACGTCGAGACTGCTCG GAAACACTGGCTAGTTTCATAAAGTGGCCCGACCATTTTACTGCTCCTATTTTTTATGAAAATGGTGATAGAAGAGTTTCAGGGGCCGTGTGTCAGCAAGACCCTCG GACTTGTGAGGAACCTGCCTCCATTACCCCTCATGTCTGGGCTGATGACATCACTCAGTGGCCA ATTTGCACATATCAACCCAAAAATAACCACACCGGGTTTAAACACATGGACTGTGAAATCAAAGGAAGACCATGCTGTATTGGTACTAAGGGAAG ttgtgaAATTACAACAAGGGAATACTGTAACTTCATGCATGGTTATTTCCACGAAGAGGCTACACTTTGCTCACAG gtCCACTGTCTGGATGAGGTGTGTGGGTTACTGCCATTTCTAAATCCTGAGATCCCTGATCAATTTTACAGACTGTGGTTATCACTTTTCCTTCATGCTGG GATTATCCATTGTTTGGTGTCAGTAATTTTCCAGATGACGGTCCTGCGTGATCTAGAGAAGCTGGCAGGCTGGCTTCGGATCTCCATCATCTACTTATTGAGTGGTATTACTGGGAACCTTGCCAGTGCCTTATTCCTGCCGTACAGGGCTGAG GTTGGTCCAGCCGGATCTCAGTTTGGGCTTCTGGCATGCCTTTTCGTTGAACTTTTCCAGAGTTGGCAAATCTTGGCCAAGCCATGGAAGGCACTCTTCAAGCTTTGTGGCATTGTTCTCTTTCTGTTCCTCTTTGGACTGCTTCCCTGGATTGATAACATAGCTCATATTTTTGGCTTCATAAGTGGTCTTCTGCTCTCATTTTCCTTCCTCCCATACATTACATTTGGCACAGCTGACAAGTACCGCAAGAGAGCCATGATCATGGTCTCACTGATGGTTTTTATAGGTCTTTTTGCATCATTAGTAATTTGGCTTTATGTTTATCCAATCAACTGGGCTTGGATAGAATATCTGACCTGTATTCCTTTTACCAACAAGTTTTGTGAGAAATATGACATAGACCAGGTGCTCCACTAA
- the RHBDF2 gene encoding inactive rhomboid protein 2 isoform X2, translating to MASVNKNGSNSRLQSRKPPHLSITIPPTEAEREAKQLRPLTKPLYQKSVSMQEPRRAEDSATGDRPGFRRQTSLSQSIRKGTAQWFGVSNDWEGKRQQWQRKSLRHCSLRYGKLKPQYQRDMELPSQETPSFQATESPATSRLPKIVDPLARGRAFRHPDEVDRPRTPHAGVAPVTPGVMSLTSFTSVRSGYTRLPRRKRESVAHMSFRAAAAIIKGRPILDTPHSRKAGQKCSFAYPSFLDEDTVDAPDTLDSSFFSKVDMHDEAFSMPDDVFESPPLSAAYRAHMPTPEDKSEGPISFAKESIRPSPTMMGHPCRGKRIASQVKHFAFDRKKRRYGLGVVGNWLNRTYRRSISSTVQTQLEHIDSHRPYFTYWITVVHVLITLLAIGTYGIAPIGFAQHTATELVLRNKGVYESVKYIQQENFWIGPSSIALIHLGAKFSPCIRRDAQIDSLIKREHDLERESGCCVQNDNSGCVQTLRRDCSETLASFIKWPDHFTAPIFYENGDRRVSGAVCQQDPRTCEEPASITPHVWADDITQWPICTYQPKNNHTGFKHMDCEIKGRPCCIGTKGSCEITTREYCNFMHGYFHEEATLCSQVHCLDEVCGLLPFLNPEIPDQFYRLWLSLFLHAGIIHCLVSVIFQMTVLRDLEKLAGWLRISIIYLLSGITGNLASALFLPYRAEVGPAGSQFGLLACLFVELFQSWQILAKPWKALFKLCGIVLFLFLFGLLPWIDNIAHIFGFISGLLLSFSFLPYITFGTADKYRKRAMIMVSLMVFIGLFASLVIWLYVYPINWAWIEYLTCIPFTNKFCEKYDIDQVLH from the exons aTGGCATCTGTAAATAAGAATGGGAGCAACTCGCGCCTGCAAAGCCGGAAACCGCCACATCTCTCCATTACTATTCCTCCAACTGAAGCCGAGCGGGAAGCCAAGCAGTTACGG CCCCTTACCAAACCACTGTACCAAAAGAGTGTCAGCATGCAGGAACCAAGGAGGGCCGAAGATAGCGCCACAGGCGACCGGCCTGGTTTTAGAAGACAAACATCACTTTCACAGAGCATAAGAAA GGGTACAGCGCAATGGTTCGGTGTGAGCAATGACTGGGAAGGGAAGAGACAGCAGTGGCAGCGCAAAAGTCTTCGTCACTGCAGCCTCCGTTATGGCAAACTTAAGCCCCAATACCAAAGGGATATGGAGCTGCCCAGCCAGGAAACACCCTCCTTCCAGGCAACTGAGTCTCCTGCCACCTCTCGGCTACCCAAG ATTGTGGATCCCCTGGCACGAGGACGTGCATTTCGACATCCAGATGAGGTGGACCGGCCAAGAACCCCTCACGCAGGAGTAGCCCCAGTGACTCCTGGAGTGATGTCCCTGACATCCTTCACTAGTGTTCGTTCCGGGTACACCCGTTTACCGCGACGTAAGAGGGAGAGTGTTGCACACATGAGCTTTCGTGCTGCAGCTGCTATTATTAAG GGTCGACCCATACTAGACACCCCCCACAGCCGTAAAGCCGGGCAGAAATGCAGCTTTGCTTATCCAAGTTTTCTGGATGAAGATACAGTCGATGCCCCAGACACTCTGGATTCCTCCTTCTTCAGTAAG gttgacatgcatGATGAGGCGTTCTCTATGCCCGATGATGTCTTTGAATCTCCTCCCCTATCTGCAGCTTATAGAGCACATATGCCAACTCCGGAAGATAAATCGGAGGGACCCATTTCATTTGC GAAAGAATCCATAAGACCCTCTCCAACCATGATGGGCCACCCATGTAGAGGGAAGCGTATTGCATCTCAGGTCAAGCATTTTGCATTTGATCGGAAGAAACGCCGTTATGGCTTGGGAGTGGTGGGGAACTGGTTGAACAGGACTTACAGAAGAAGCATCAGCAGCACAGTACAGACTCAGCTGGAACATATAGACAGCCACAG GCCTTATTTCACTTATTGGATCACAGTTGTCCACGTCCTTATCACTCTTCTAGCTATTGGTACATATGGAATTGCACCCATTGGATTTGCACAACATACCGCCACTGAACTG GTGTTACGGAACAAAGGCGTATATGAAAGCGTGAAATACATACAGCAAGAAAACTTCTGGATAGGCCCGAGTTCT ATAGCTCTCATCCACTTGGGAGCAAAATTTTCCCCTTGTATACGGAGAGATGCCCAAATAGACAGCCTGATAAAAAGAGAACACGACCTCGAACGGGAGTCTGGCTGCTGCGTTCAGAATGATAATTCGGGATGTGTCCAGACACTACGTCGAGACTGCTCG GAAACACTGGCTAGTTTCATAAAGTGGCCCGACCATTTTACTGCTCCTATTTTTTATGAAAATGGTGATAGAAGAGTTTCAGGGGCCGTGTGTCAGCAAGACCCTCG GACTTGTGAGGAACCTGCCTCCATTACCCCTCATGTCTGGGCTGATGACATCACTCAGTGGCCA ATTTGCACATATCAACCCAAAAATAACCACACCGGGTTTAAACACATGGACTGTGAAATCAAAGGAAGACCATGCTGTATTGGTACTAAGGGAAG ttgtgaAATTACAACAAGGGAATACTGTAACTTCATGCATGGTTATTTCCACGAAGAGGCTACACTTTGCTCACAG gtCCACTGTCTGGATGAGGTGTGTGGGTTACTGCCATTTCTAAATCCTGAGATCCCTGATCAATTTTACAGACTGTGGTTATCACTTTTCCTTCATGCTGG GATTATCCATTGTTTGGTGTCAGTAATTTTCCAGATGACGGTCCTGCGTGATCTAGAGAAGCTGGCAGGCTGGCTTCGGATCTCCATCATCTACTTATTGAGTGGTATTACTGGGAACCTTGCCAGTGCCTTATTCCTGCCGTACAGGGCTGAG GTTGGTCCAGCCGGATCTCAGTTTGGGCTTCTGGCATGCCTTTTCGTTGAACTTTTCCAGAGTTGGCAAATCTTGGCCAAGCCATGGAAGGCACTCTTCAAGCTTTGTGGCATTGTTCTCTTTCTGTTCCTCTTTGGACTGCTTCCCTGGATTGATAACATAGCTCATATTTTTGGCTTCATAAGTGGTCTTCTGCTCTCATTTTCCTTCCTCCCATACATTACATTTGGCACAGCTGACAAGTACCGCAAGAGAGCCATGATCATGGTCTCACTGATGGTTTTTATAGGTCTTTTTGCATCATTAGTAATTTGGCTTTATGTTTATCCAATCAACTGGGCTTGGATAGAATATCTGACCTGTATTCCTTTTACCAACAAGTTTTGTGAGAAATATGACATAGACCAGGTGCTCCACTAA